From the Bacteroidota bacterium genome, the window CTTCAAAACCATTCACCCGCATTTCGTTGAACCAAACTTCTACGCATTTTGCTTGTCCATCGTCGCCGTCGCGCAAGGGATTATTGGCATCGGCCACACCGGGATTTCTGATTCCCAGCATCATAGTTTTGATGGCTCCGATGTCCGGGTTGCCTACAATGCTCAACAACTTGCCTTTGGAATCAGTAGTATAAAACGGCGCGCTGTGTGGAAATCCTGGTGTAGCATTTCTTGCTTGTTTCAGTGCGATGAAATCTTTCAGCGTGATGTCCATCACATTGCTGTCGGGCCAAACAATTGTGCGGTCAGAAGTATTGCCGCTGTTGTAAGAGCCATCTGCTGTGATTGTTAATGGGATTTCATATTGGTAGTAGTTATCCTTGAAGTCAGAGCCCACACGAACAAAGGCGGTTACTTCCTTGTCGTGAACCGGCAACTCCCCCTCTACCCGGTTGGCATGAACAAACATCTTGAGAGTTTTATAACGCCTCAAATCAAGCATCAGGTTTTTAAACACGGCTTTGGTCTGGCAATCTTTCAGATCGCAGGCAGAAAGCGCGATAGATTGTTCGTCCTGTGCAATCAACAAGTTGGCTTGCGCCCCTAAGGTTTGTTGCCTTTCAATGTCCGGTGGCAAAATATAGTTGACCGGTGTTTTGCTGCTATTGGTTTCTACTCCTACAGAGGCTACATTAAAGTAGGACGAAGGCGAATTGTCCGTGGCCAAGCCTTCACAAGGATCATCCAGAGGCAGATTATAAGTACGCCATTGATTGCGGCGCAACTCCAATGTGGCAAAACGCAGCACCACTGCTGTATCTTCCCAACCGGTCATAAACATCCGCATAAACTGGATGGATTTGAAATCCGGTATGCCGCCCACGCGCGCGCTATATTTTTGAATCGGAATTCTGAACTGTAGCCAACGGCTCGGTATATTCTGATAATCCACTCCGGTGCCTTCAACCTTTGAAACGATGTAAGGATTGTTTCCTACATCCATGCCCGGCTTTAAGTCCAATTCATACTGAAAGTATTCCTCATTCTCATTTAATGAGTTGTCTCTATTTAAATCTTCTTTGTCCGGCACATTGGTCTGTGCGGTAGTCTGTACACTGTTTGTTTGCACCGGTGAGTTACCTTCCGGTCCGCAATAATCTTTATAGCGGGTGAGGATGTTTCCTACGTTGCCATAAACATCTTCGTCTTTGAAGAACACATAATTATCAGAGGACGGATCGTTTTGAAGTTTGGCAAACACACTCGGATCAACCGTCTGTTGAATCTTATTCAGGAATACCTGTTTTTTTTGCCGCTCATCTTCATCGCTTAATCCATCCAAACCGAGATCCTGGACATTTCGCAGGGCGGGGTCATTATCAAAAGCATCTACCAAAGGCGGTAGCCTAGGCACTCTTCCCCAAGCGGTGTTGTCCAATGAAGTGGTATCGGCGCTTAGTCCGTTTTCAAAAGACATACGCGAATCGCGCAGGATGTCTTCAGAGATACTTCCCAAATTAAAATACAGTTTGCCACCGGTACTGGTGGTGTTATAAAGGAAGGGATCCATCATCCAGAACTCGATATATTCTACGTTGGTTGCCTCTAAGTCACTGTTATCAATCCCTCGCATCACACCCGCCCAACGGCCACGAGGTGTTTTTAAACTGCCATCTTTATTAACTCCATACGTTTTCGTTTGAAAACCCGGATCGGCCTGATCGCTATACTCATAATTATATGGTCCCCGCTCTCTTGGATAAAAAGCCAAGTCTAAGGTATAGACATTTTGATCCAGTGTTTGTACCGGACGATTAGGAAAAACTTCCTGCATCGGAATCAACCGCACATAGTGATTCTTGGTGTTTTCCGGCAATGCCTTTACAATAGCGGGTGCATTAAAATCTGTAAAGAACGAGTTGTCAATCCGATACCATGCCAGTTTGGCCCGGTTGTATCCATACCGGTCATCGTTAATGAGATTTGCCTCCGGAAACATTATTTTACCCGAAGCGTCTGGCGAGTTACGAGGTGTTGACGCCAACTTCCAACTGATGGCCGGGGTGCGCAAATCATAACCGGTGCTGGTCCCTTCAAAATCATCAATATAAACCTGCCCTTGCTTACCCGGACCATTAATGGCTTTGGAGTGCCCCGGCTTCAGATAGGCGAACTCTCCATAAGTGGAGATGGTGGACATTTCCTTGGTAGAATAAAAGGGCAATTTATCTAAGGCCTTCGTCAACCAAGGCGCATTGGTTTCATATTTGAAGTCCAGACCCATAATAGTGTTCTGAATGGGGTCATCGCCGATATTTACTTTTTGGGTGAAGGGCCGTTCGCCCATGTGCATCAGCGTCCCACCAATATTTATTTTGTTACTGATCCGGTAGTCTAATCTCGTTCCAAATAGCGAGCGAACTTGCGTGGCAAACAAGTTATTGTTTTCATAATCCACCTTCACCTGTTGTCCCGAGTTAAGAATTCCCTGATCCAATATGGTCACCCTTCCTAAATTATAATCCACGGTGTACTGTGCGCCTTCCACTAATTTTTGTCCACCGGCGGTAACGACTACCGAGCCTCGTGGAATATTCCCTGCCCCCAGCGAAATCTGATTGGCACTGGTGCCTTTGTATTGCCCCTTAATAACAAAGCGATTAAACTCCGGATATTGTTGCGCCCTGAATTTTGTAGAGTCATACAACTGATCATAGGTATACTGGTTAATGATGCTCTCACCGGTGCCACAGGTGGTGTAAGCATTTCGAAGATTAGAACCAAAAGGCTCCACCACCGGAAATATCAATCGTCCGTTTTGTGGAAGGATTGTTACACCCGGTATAAAATCAAATAGCCCATCCGGCTGTGGGTCATTGTTTGCATTGAGTTTGTCCAGATTCATTACGCGGATAATCGGCTTGCCTTCAATACAGCCTTTGGGCATGTAACGCTTTAATCCGCCGCCCGGGTCATTGTAGTAAATGTCAAGACGAAAATCTTCGTTGCTTACATTATAAGCTCCGAGCGAGTAGATGTTTTTCATCATCAGTCTCCATATTGGAAGTGTGGGACGAACAGATGTTCCCTTCAACATTTTCAGATACAGCACTTTGGAGGTAGCATTTGAGTCCGGCGGAATCTGATTGCCAAATTCGCCCACCTGAAAGACCGCTCCATTATACTCATATTGAAATGCCACCGCCAGCACTTCGTTAGGATTCAGTTGAGAATTGAGGGAGAGATAACCTAATTGCTTGTGATAGGTGTACTCATTCTCATTCAGTCTGCGCGCATAAGTTTTTTCAAAATCCTGACCTTGCTCCAACTGAAAATTAGAGCTGAGCATCGTAGCCACCGTATTATCTACGAAGCGGTAAGATGGATTGGAAACAAGTTTCGGATAGAGGTCGTTTGCTTCGTTGCGAGGACGTGTATCTCCACCAGAGGTATTGACAATTTTATTGGAATAGGGTGCTGCCTCCCCCAAGTCCATCAATGCCAGCACATCCCTTACGTTTTGTGTTACGTTCGTGCGGTTGGTTACCCAAACCTCCATCCGCGTAATGTTCACTACCGAACGAATGTTAGGCAAGCCGGACAGGGCATTATCATACTGATCATAGAAATACTGCGATAAAAAGAAGTGTCGGTTCTCGTCATACTGGTCAGAACGAATTTCAAAGTTCTGCCTTTGTGCTCCGTTTTCAATCACCATCGTTTCCTTCTTCGACTTCTGTTGAGATATAATGCTAGTCCAGGTCAGCCTTCCAAATTGTAATTGTGCTTTGACACCAAACAGCGCCTGACTTCCGGTAATCAGACGGGTATTTAATGGCAGACTCACATTTCCCGCTTCAATCACCTTTATAATATCATCCTGATCACCGGTGTAACCAATCTTCACCTGATTATCAAATTGAAAACCCGACTGGGTGTTGTATTTGATCCCCAACTGCAATTTGTCCCCAATCTTGCCAATCACACTGAGGTTGATATTCATATCAAAATCAAAGCCTCCGGTTTTCCGGTTCCGTATCGGAATGTTGGGATTGGCTGTCTTTTGAAAGTTAGTTCCCAGAGTCATTTCAACATTCCCCTGCGGGCGTATTTCAATTTTGCTTCCACCAAACAACCGGTCGAAGAATTGTTTCTTTACCTGAATAGGCGGCACTAAGTTTTTTTCTTCTACCAGGTGAATCGCGCCGGCTCTTTCTTTCCAATATTTATCCCGCTCCTGTTTTTCAGTGTACTTCAGGTAGTCATCATACGTCATATACGTCGGTGGACGCACATTGCTGCCGCCTACTTTTTCGGTAACGACATACATTCCCGTAACCGGATCGTATTCCACCTTCTCTTCTACTGCCGGCGGATCTTTTAAATAGAAAGGGTCTTTGGATTTGTCCGATACAAAATCACCGTCGCGCTCTTTCAACGGATATTTTAATTCAGGAGAATCAGGGATAGCCGCCAAAGGTTCCGGCAAGGAATACCGAAATGGCAAAGGACGACTTCCCGCATAAGCCATGAGCAAAATGCTCAGCGAACTTAGCGCCAAAATACTTCCAAATATTTTATGTTTTACTCTCAAAGTTTTTCTGAATGAACAGGCAATTGATGCCTAAAGCAACTTTAGTGCCTCCTTAATTAATTGCTCCACACTCTTGATTTCTCCATGACTCATCAGCCTGATTATCACCTTTTCTGCCGCCTGTTTATTAAAGCCGAGGGCAAGAAGAGCGAATAACGCTTCTTCCTTCAAAGTATTGTTTGAAGTGGGTTGTAGACTGTGTTCGGCTGACATTTTTCCAACTTTATCCTTCAACTCCAGGATGATTCTTTTAGCCGATTTAGGACCAATACCCTTGATACTCTGAATCATGGCTTCGTTCTCTGTGATGATGGCATTTTTAATTTCATCCGGCTTAAATGAGGACAACATCATCCTCGCCGTAGCAGCTCCAACCCCGGAAACAGAAATCAATTTTTCAAAAAGATCCTTTTCCGTCTCCTCAAAAAAGCCGTAGAGGTCAAAACCGGAGACCGATTGATTTTCAATCTTGACAATGAGTGAAGTGTGCAGGGTGCAGGCGTCCATCTTCTGAATTCTTTCATAAGTATTCAGACTAATCTTGACCATATACCCTATGCCTCCTGTTTCGAGAAGGATATGAGTAGGGCTTTTGAATGTGATTTTCCCGCTAAGATATGCTATCATGCCTGCCTAATAAATTATCGCGCTAAAAATAATTTTCTAATAAGAGTAGAAAGGCGCGATAGGCTTAGTTTAAGGCAGATTAATTACTAATAATTTGTTGTGGATTGTCTATTATGTCCGTGCTAAATTCATCAAAGTTTCCGAAAATCCAAACAGCTCCGTCTCTCGAAATTTATTCGCCATCAACTGAACACCAATCGGCAAGCCATTCTTAGCTTCCGCCACCGGTAACGAAATAGCAGGCACACCGGTCAGATTCGCCAATACCGTAAATATATCCGCCAGATACATCTCTACCGGATTATCCGTTCTTTCTCCAAACTTAAACGCCACCGTAGGACAAGTAGGCAAGAGTATAAAATCATATTGCTGAAACAGCATTTGCAACTTTTCCGACAATATCCTCCGCACCTTCTGGGCCCTGGAATAATAGGCATCATAATATCCTGAACTCAACACAAAGGTTCCTAACATAATTC encodes:
- the sprA gene encoding cell surface protein SprA gives rise to the protein MRVKHKIFGSILALSSLSILLMAYAGSRPLPFRYSLPEPLAAIPDSPELKYPLKERDGDFVSDKSKDPFYLKDPPAVEEKVEYDPVTGMYVVTEKVGGSNVRPPTYMTYDDYLKYTEKQERDKYWKERAGAIHLVEEKNLVPPIQVKKQFFDRLFGGSKIEIRPQGNVEMTLGTNFQKTANPNIPIRNRKTGGFDFDMNINLSVIGKIGDKLQLGIKYNTQSGFQFDNQVKIGYTGDQDDIIKVIEAGNVSLPLNTRLITGSQALFGVKAQLQFGRLTWTSIISQQKSKKETMVIENGAQRQNFEIRSDQYDENRHFFLSQYFYDQYDNALSGLPNIRSVVNITRMEVWVTNRTNVTQNVRDVLALMDLGEAAPYSNKIVNTSGGDTRPRNEANDLYPKLVSNPSYRFVDNTVATMLSSNFQLEQGQDFEKTYARRLNENEYTYHKQLGYLSLNSQLNPNEVLAVAFQYEYNGAVFQVGEFGNQIPPDSNATSKVLYLKMLKGTSVRPTLPIWRLMMKNIYSLGAYNVSNEDFRLDIYYNDPGGGLKRYMPKGCIEGKPIIRVMNLDKLNANNDPQPDGLFDFIPGVTILPQNGRLIFPVVEPFGSNLRNAYTTCGTGESIINQYTYDQLYDSTKFRAQQYPEFNRFVIKGQYKGTSANQISLGAGNIPRGSVVVTAGGQKLVEGAQYTVDYNLGRVTILDQGILNSGQQVKVDYENNNLFATQVRSLFGTRLDYRISNKINIGGTLMHMGERPFTQKVNIGDDPIQNTIMGLDFKYETNAPWLTKALDKLPFYSTKEMSTISTYGEFAYLKPGHSKAINGPGKQGQVYIDDFEGTSTGYDLRTPAISWKLASTPRNSPDASGKIMFPEANLINDDRYGYNRAKLAWYRIDNSFFTDFNAPAIVKALPENTKNHYVRLIPMQEVFPNRPVQTLDQNVYTLDLAFYPRERGPYNYEYSDQADPGFQTKTYGVNKDGSLKTPRGRWAGVMRGIDNSDLEATNVEYIEFWMMDPFLYNTTSTGGKLYFNLGSISEDILRDSRMSFENGLSADTTSLDNTAWGRVPRLPPLVDAFDNDPALRNVQDLGLDGLSDEDERQKKQVFLNKIQQTVDPSVFAKLQNDPSSDNYVFFKDEDVYGNVGNILTRYKDYCGPEGNSPVQTNSVQTTAQTNVPDKEDLNRDNSLNENEEYFQYELDLKPGMDVGNNPYIVSKVEGTGVDYQNIPSRWLQFRIPIQKYSARVGGIPDFKSIQFMRMFMTGWEDTAVVLRFATLELRRNQWRTYNLPLDDPCEGLATDNSPSSYFNVASVGVETNSSKTPVNYILPPDIERQQTLGAQANLLIAQDEQSIALSACDLKDCQTKAVFKNLMLDLRRYKTLKMFVHANRVEGELPVHDKEVTAFVRVGSDFKDNYYQYEIPLTITADGSYNSGNTSDRTIVWPDSNVMDITLKDFIALKQARNATPGFPHSAPFYTTDSKGKLLSIVGNPDIGAIKTMMLGIRNPGVADANNPLRDGDDGQAKCVEVWFNEMRVNGFEEFGGSAALGTMSIKLADLGNVNLAGEMHTKGFGQVEQKIEQRYKDNLYKYDFSSNIEVGKLLPAKAGIRIPFYGNYSQAFSTPEFDPYQFDIPTREAIKNLRSVYGNDSARNYRAQVQTINTNRGFNFSNVRVVPQTKQKAPQIYDPGNFNLTYSYNELLLTDPFIEKNSKKAWLGLIGWSYAPQIKDFTPLKKVFKSKSKWFDIIRDFNFNPFPSTLAVTTQWTRDLHEIKLRPLGEVDFEIPTTYSKNFRWIRTYTLKYNPFKSLSIDFNATNNGRLDEPDGPLNTKEKRQEVWHNFKQGGRNTNYNQSLAVSYNIPINKIPIFDFINSNVGYTSTYNWTAFPWQSDPVTGKLVQNTLANTINNSQNSRGKVDLNFRKIYDKIPFLKTYNSPNPNVGDKAENTKKREATRKAREKIKTELEKLKERRSKLKDDLQLAKSETKADTSGNKKATIKKLKKDLKANRQAIRKKKTDFNTKQFPSNSFISIPIRPLLALKRATIDYKENKSTTLPGFVGYSQILGNQVHNNDFTTDNNIRSAPGFDFVFGGQPGDRFFYGTDIAKRNAWLDRAAEKGWISKDTLLNQQFTQLRSQRLDITTGFEPFPDLKVDFTLFWDKTINHLEFFKYVPDINGDYSFQHLNPVDMGSYTISYLPVKTMFKKIDAQGFSEVYRNFEANREIISQRLGTGTYFNPSDTTYNNAYTNGYGPKSQDVLIPAFLAAYEGKNPNKINLNPFRSLPMPNWRIAYTGFSKFKWIQKVFSNLTITHGYSSTLTVSSFQTNLDYTQSIRKHGEPGLDSLNGNFYPAYNMPSVLMNEQFSPLIGIDMTTKNNITAKFDYKMSRMMTMNFADFQLIELKSKQVTFGAGYKVKGLKLPIRIKGKKIRLDNDLNFRFDFSYRDNVTINHRIDELQPQITQGAVTYTIQPSIDYIISKQLNVRLFFDQTRTIPKISNSFATTNTRAGLTLRFTLAQ
- the ruvA gene encoding Holliday junction branch migration protein RuvA, which translates into the protein MIAYLSGKITFKSPTHILLETGGIGYMVKISLNTYERIQKMDACTLHTSLIVKIENQSVSGFDLYGFFEETEKDLFEKLISVSGVGAATARMMLSSFKPDEIKNAIITENEAMIQSIKGIGPKSAKRIILELKDKVGKMSAEHSLQPTSNNTLKEEALFALLALGFNKQAAEKVIIRLMSHGEIKSVEQLIKEALKLL